A window of Aliarcobacter trophiarum LMG 25534 contains these coding sequences:
- the yedF gene encoding sulfurtransferase-like selenium metabolism protein YedF → MENKEIIPDYRIDMQGEPCPYPAINTLEAMKELNDGEILEIISDCPQSINNIPIDAKNHGYKVLLIDSDGPTIRYILQK, encoded by the coding sequence ATGGAAAACAAAGAGATAATCCCAGATTATAGGATAGATATGCAAGGTGAACCTTGCCCATATCCAGCTATAAATACTCTTGAAGCTATGAAAGAGTTAAATGATGGTGAGATTTTAGAAATTATTAGTGATTGTCCACAAAGTATAAACAATATTCCAATAGATGCAAAAAATCATGGATATAAGGTACTTTTAATAGATAGTGATGGACCAACTATTAGATATATTTTACAAAAATAG